The proteins below are encoded in one region of Borrelia duttonii Ly:
- the gatB gene encoding Asp-tRNA(Asn)/Glu-tRNA(Gln) amidotransferase subunit GatB: MEYKLLIGLEVHVQLGLKTKAFCGCKNDFGGIPNSRVCPICLGLPGALPSVNKELVSSAILAGHATNSTIRNIVKFDRKHYAYPDLPKGYQISQNDEPICENGFIFIKTSLGVKRINIARIHMEEDSGKSLHLLSNDNQSYIDFNRAGAPLLEIVSQPDIRSGEEAVAYLNALREIFRYLDLSECSMENGSFRCDVNINLLINENDVNYKTPISEIKNLNSFKSVKLAIDYEESKQKEEWILYRKTLESVGKCTMGFDDKKGITVLQRSKETISDYRYIKDPDLPLIKLESDYIENIKSHRMVELPFDARIRLQEQYGLSDFDVVTLTSDKNLVKYFEEAALTSSEPKKVANWILSEVLSVLNEREIGILDFNLPASYIGELVEFILNGKISGKISKEIFLEMVDRNVSSITIINEKKLEQISDKSFIESIVIEVLNENPKSIELYKKGKSHAVKFMMGQIMRKTSGKVNPVLSNEILMNKLQDV; the protein is encoded by the coding sequence ATGGAATATAAATTGCTTATTGGATTAGAAGTCCACGTACAATTAGGATTAAAGACTAAAGCTTTTTGTGGATGTAAAAATGATTTTGGTGGAATTCCAAATTCTCGTGTTTGTCCAATATGTCTTGGGCTTCCTGGAGCATTACCTAGCGTAAATAAAGAACTTGTTAGTAGTGCAATTTTGGCAGGGCATGCTACTAATTCTACAATTAGAAATATTGTTAAATTCGATAGAAAGCATTATGCTTATCCTGATTTGCCCAAAGGATACCAAATATCTCAAAATGATGAGCCTATTTGTGAGAATGGGTTTATTTTTATTAAAACTAGTTTGGGTGTAAAAAGAATTAATATTGCAAGAATACATATGGAAGAGGATTCTGGAAAAAGTTTGCATTTGCTTTCAAATGATAATCAAAGTTATATTGATTTTAATCGTGCAGGAGCACCATTGCTAGAAATTGTATCACAACCTGATATACGTAGTGGAGAAGAAGCCGTAGCTTATTTGAATGCTTTAAGGGAAATTTTTAGATATCTTGATTTGTCTGAGTGTAGTATGGAAAATGGATCATTTCGTTGTGATGTTAATATTAACTTACTTATTAATGAGAATGATGTTAACTATAAAACTCCCATTTCTGAGATAAAAAATTTAAATTCTTTTAAGTCAGTAAAGTTAGCAATTGATTATGAGGAGTCAAAACAAAAAGAAGAATGGATTTTGTATAGAAAAACTTTGGAAAGTGTCGGGAAGTGTACAATGGGATTTGATGATAAGAAAGGTATTACAGTTCTTCAAAGAAGCAAAGAAACAATATCTGATTATCGTTATATCAAGGATCCAGATTTACCTTTAATTAAACTTGAGAGTGATTATATTGAAAATATTAAATCTCATAGGATGGTGGAGTTACCTTTTGATGCAAGAATTAGGTTGCAAGAGCAGTATGGGCTTAGTGATTTTGATGTTGTAACTTTAACTTCAGATAAAAATTTGGTTAAATATTTTGAAGAGGCAGCATTAACTTCAAGTGAACCTAAGAAAGTGGCTAATTGGATATTATCTGAAGTGTTAAGTGTGTTAAATGAAAGGGAAATAGGTATACTTGATTTTAATTTACCAGCATCATATATTGGTGAGCTTGTTGAATTTATTCTTAATGGAAAAATAAGTGGAAAGATTTCTAAGGAAATATTTTTAGAAATGGTTGACAGAAATGTTTCTTCTATTACTATTATCAATGAAAAAAAATTAGAACAGATAAGCGATAAATCGTTTATTGAATCAATTGTAATTGAAGTGTTAAACGAAAATCCTAAATCAATTGAACTTTACAAAAAAGGGAAAAGTCATGCTGTTAAATTTATGATGGGACAGATTATGCGTAAAACTTCTGGTAAGGTTAATCCTGTTCTTTCAAATGAAATTTTAATGAATAAATTGCAGGATGTGTAG
- the gatA gene encoding Asp-tRNA(Asn)/Glu-tRNA(Gln) amidotransferase subunit GatA: MDLSGLNLIKIKELILTRKYKIYDIILYYKKVYEDNRDINGYVEFFDDALEIAKEYDDLLSKGGGQDLPLLGIPIAVKDNIAIKNKDLTCASEILQGYISPYDATVIKRLKDNGAIIIGRTNMDEFAMGSSCEFSYYGVTLNPSNKEYVVGGSSGGSAAVVAGGQAPFSLGSDTGGSVRLPASFAGVIGFKPSYGGLSRYGLSSYSSSLDQIGFFANSIDDVALILKYTCGIDTMDSTSIDIIQEPYPLLNKPLKGTKLAVIKEFSKDLMEEDIYCEFSKFKSALLSKGVEIHEISIEAFNFVLSLYYSISPVEAASNLARYTCLHYGKRLNDTLSLNDFYYKHRSLFLQEEVKRRVVLGNYLLSEGYDLEYYTKACKIIENVLIPKFDEIFNNYSYIITPTSFLKPFKIGENFDDPLKMYYSDLCTVIANLIGFPALSIPFAKDDKGLPIGMQVIGRVKRDFELLSFSKNIIEELELDGI; the protein is encoded by the coding sequence TTGGACTTAAGTGGTTTGAATTTAATAAAAATTAAAGAATTAATATTGACTCGGAAATATAAGATTTATGATATTATCCTTTATTATAAGAAAGTTTATGAAGATAATAGAGATATTAATGGTTATGTTGAGTTTTTTGATGATGCATTGGAAATAGCCAAAGAATATGATGATCTTTTAAGTAAAGGTGGGGGACAAGATTTGCCTTTACTTGGTATTCCTATTGCCGTTAAGGATAATATTGCAATTAAAAATAAAGATTTAACTTGTGCATCTGAGATTTTGCAAGGTTATATTTCTCCTTATGATGCAACTGTTATTAAAAGATTAAAAGATAATGGGGCAATTATAATTGGAAGAACTAATATGGATGAGTTTGCAATGGGTTCTTCTTGTGAATTTTCTTATTATGGAGTTACTCTTAATCCTTCAAATAAAGAATATGTTGTGGGGGGAAGTTCTGGTGGTTCTGCAGCTGTTGTTGCTGGAGGTCAAGCCCCTTTTTCACTTGGAAGTGATACGGGTGGTTCTGTTAGGCTTCCTGCTTCATTTGCAGGTGTAATTGGATTTAAGCCTTCCTATGGAGGATTGTCTCGCTATGGACTGTCATCTTATTCTTCGTCTCTTGATCAAATAGGATTTTTTGCTAATTCTATTGATGACGTGGCTTTAATATTAAAATATACTTGTGGAATTGATACAATGGATTCTACTAGTATAGATATTATTCAAGAACCCTATCCATTATTAAATAAACCTTTAAAAGGTACTAAATTGGCTGTTATTAAAGAGTTTAGTAAAGACTTGATGGAAGAGGATATTTATTGTGAGTTTTCTAAATTTAAGTCTGCTCTTTTAAGTAAGGGTGTTGAGATACATGAAATTTCAATAGAAGCATTTAATTTTGTACTTTCTCTTTATTATTCAATATCTCCTGTTGAAGCTGCATCTAATCTTGCTCGTTATACTTGTCTTCATTATGGAAAAAGATTAAATGATACATTGAGTCTTAATGATTTTTATTACAAACATAGAAGTTTATTTTTACAAGAAGAAGTTAAAAGGCGTGTTGTACTTGGTAATTATTTATTATCAGAAGGATATGATTTGGAATATTATACTAAGGCTTGTAAAATTATAGAAAACGTATTGATTCCAAAATTTGATGAAATTTTTAACAATTATTCGTATATTATAACTCCCACAAGTTTTTTGAAACCTTTTAAAATAGGTGAAAATTTTGATGATCCTTTGAAAATGTATTATTCTGATTTATGTACTGTGATTGCCAATCTTATTGGTTTTCCTGCACTTTCAATTCCATTTGCTAAAGATGATAAGGGATTACCTATTGGTATGCAAGTTATTGGTAGAGTTAAGAGGGATTTTGAACTTTTAAGTTTTTCAAAAAATATAATAGAGGAATTAGAATTAGATGGAATATAA
- the gatC gene encoding Asp-tRNA(Asn)/Glu-tRNA(Gln) amidotransferase subunit GatC, whose product MKNIHLENSLKLSLLKLSEDEKQQFVMKFEKIVYMLDKISEFKIKDGFHKAVCNFSDLRDDEILPSLTIESIKNFSNVFVDGYFLSPKVLE is encoded by the coding sequence TTGAAAAATATTCATTTAGAGAATAGTTTAAAATTGAGTTTATTAAAGTTAAGTGAAGATGAAAAGCAGCAATTTGTTATGAAATTTGAAAAAATTGTTTATATGTTAGATAAAATTTCTGAATTTAAAATTAAAGATGGCTTCCATAAAGCAGTATGTAATTTTTCTGACTTAAGAGATGATGAGATTTTGCCTTCGTTGACAATAGAATCTATTAAGAATTTTAGCAATGTTTTTGTTGATGGTTATTTTTTATCACCTAAAGTACTTGAATAG
- a CDS encoding ATP-dependent helicase yields MSEIQKFLFSLNFDQKQIVFDDTTNPILVLAGPGSGKTRVITAKFAHLINEGKVKPEEILALTFTNKAAREMNFRLNSLFNFDRSLHIQTFHSFGAWLLRLYFKEYDENYDSNFTIWDVNDVVKFVKQIGLASNIECAKYVTSSILKYKENYSLHNNCGFDDKIYSEIEFYEQEKSKSNAFDFADLILKSVLMLQNCENIRMRVQKRFKAIFVDEYQDTNYSQFLFLRELYYKDAYFMVVGDEDQSIYSFRGARVENILEFERTFDNVSKYYLVQNYRSSLSIVNVANNIISKNQNRYDKVIATENKIGKKIKIFIFQNPTEEAEYFANFLIENKLETAVLYRFNHQSLQFEKAFFKNNIAHKILGSIRFYEREEIKDVISLLRLFVNKKDKVSFLRIINKPARGLGKTTIDKIIATLNDTDVNLDLMLASRKVVKNLKGKARDSLDIFLSLYDELKENIQKGIYVNLSEFIKDVTMGFGIWNYYQKFDKDEKSKNIDELISSGVEYSGSFEGLVIFLENSSLSPLVHGDFASSVLLSSIHGVKGLEFDRVIISGLEKGLLPAEIEELTADRLEEERRLFYVAITRAKFELFITINLQRFFRGILKNTAISVFFQEIHKDNYDIVFVPEYLKDNFKFFFTRSDNKNFNIGDYIIYNGENGIIVDKWYQDGGPFLKISLKNGKKAILSSSYIKKLSKM; encoded by the coding sequence ATGAGTGAAATACAAAAATTTCTTTTTAGTTTAAATTTTGATCAAAAGCAAATTGTCTTTGATGATACTACGAACCCCATTCTTGTTTTGGCAGGGCCAGGCAGTGGTAAGACGAGGGTTATAACAGCTAAGTTTGCGCATTTAATAAATGAAGGTAAAGTAAAACCAGAAGAAATTCTTGCTTTAACGTTTACAAATAAAGCAGCACGTGAAATGAATTTTAGATTGAATTCTCTTTTTAATTTTGATAGGTCTTTACATATTCAAACTTTTCATTCTTTTGGTGCTTGGCTTTTGCGACTTTACTTTAAAGAATATGATGAAAATTATGATTCAAATTTTACAATTTGGGATGTTAATGATGTTGTTAAATTTGTTAAACAAATTGGACTTGCATCAAATATTGAATGTGCCAAGTATGTAACATCGTCAATATTGAAATATAAGGAGAATTATTCTTTACATAATAATTGTGGTTTTGATGATAAAATTTATTCTGAGATTGAATTTTATGAACAGGAAAAATCTAAAAGTAATGCTTTTGATTTTGCCGATCTTATTCTTAAATCTGTTTTGATGTTACAAAATTGCGAAAATATTAGAATGAGGGTGCAAAAAAGATTTAAGGCTATTTTTGTGGATGAATATCAAGATACTAATTATTCACAGTTTTTGTTTTTAAGAGAACTGTATTATAAAGATGCATATTTTATGGTAGTGGGAGATGAGGATCAGTCTATATATTCTTTTAGAGGTGCTAGAGTTGAAAATATTCTTGAATTTGAAAGAACATTTGATAATGTGTCTAAATATTATTTGGTCCAAAATTATCGTTCTAGTTTAAGTATTGTCAATGTTGCAAATAATATTATTTCAAAAAATCAAAATAGGTATGATAAAGTAATAGCTACGGAAAATAAGATAGGTAAAAAAATAAAAATTTTTATATTTCAAAATCCTACAGAAGAAGCTGAGTATTTTGCAAATTTTCTTATTGAAAATAAGCTTGAAACAGCTGTTCTTTATAGATTTAATCATCAGTCTTTGCAATTTGAGAAGGCTTTTTTTAAAAATAATATTGCGCATAAAATATTAGGTTCAATTAGATTCTATGAAAGAGAAGAAATTAAGGATGTCATATCTTTGTTAAGACTTTTTGTAAATAAAAAAGATAAAGTATCTTTTTTGAGAATAATAAATAAGCCTGCAAGAGGTCTTGGTAAAACTACCATTGATAAGATAATTGCGACATTAAATGATACTGATGTGAATCTTGACTTAATGCTTGCAAGTAGAAAAGTTGTTAAAAATCTTAAAGGAAAAGCAAGAGATTCTCTTGATATATTTTTAAGTTTATATGATGAATTAAAAGAAAATATACAAAAGGGTATATATGTAAATTTATCTGAATTTATTAAAGATGTTACAATGGGATTTGGAATTTGGAATTATTATCAAAAATTTGATAAGGATGAGAAATCAAAAAATATTGATGAGCTTATTAGTAGTGGAGTTGAATATTCTGGTAGTTTTGAAGGTCTTGTGATATTTCTTGAAAATTCGTCTTTGTCTCCTTTAGTTCATGGAGATTTTGCATCTAGTGTGTTACTCTCTTCAATTCATGGCGTTAAAGGACTTGAGTTTGATAGGGTAATAATATCTGGTCTTGAGAAAGGTTTATTACCTGCTGAGATTGAAGAATTGACAGCTGATAGATTAGAAGAAGAGAGGAGACTTTTTTATGTTGCTATTACTAGGGCTAAATTCGAACTTTTTATTACAATAAATTTGCAAAGATTTTTTAGAGGAATATTAAAAAATACAGCTATATCAGTTTTTTTTCAAGAGATCCATAAGGATAATTATGATATTGTTTTTGTTCCAGAATATTTGAAAGATAATTTTAAATTTTTTTTTACACGAAGTGATAATAAAAATTTTAATATTGGCGATTATATAATTTATAATGGTGAGAATGGCATTATTGTTGATAAGTGGTACCAAGATGGTGGACCATTTCTTAAGATTAGTTTGAAAAATGGGAAAAAAGCTATTTTGAGTTCAAGTTATATTAAAAAACTTTCTAAAATGTAG